In one Solea senegalensis isolate Sse05_10M unplaced genomic scaffold, IFAPA_SoseM_1 scf7180000013203, whole genome shotgun sequence genomic region, the following are encoded:
- the LOC122760203 gene encoding refilin-B-like, producing the protein MLSGRKLVVNSVELPLETFLFRNLRVARWCFVTVELEMVGRLNLPNVCEGEPLDMSYRAERGLDSPDSGLPPSPSPSAWLLPASADKARGVSPESEDEGRGSLVSVLPSGSAPLLHPLSFGEGIALDPLPPKEIRYISSLHYNSDRHFIQDLALQPSGQGLEHCRQTIMALPHSTWRHYKTQLDFQPRHRLERFKSTTIIYPKKTSAVFTTELSYDCHRLSRRFLSSVELETVGQRKLPQ; encoded by the exons ATGCTGTCCGGGAGAAAGTTAGTAGTTAACTCCGTGGAACTTCCTCTGGAAACATTCCTCTTTCGAAACCTGCGTGTTGCTCGCTGGTGTTTTGTAACTGTTGAACTAGAAATGGTTGGCAGGTTAAACTTGCCAAATGTTTGTGAAGGAGAGCCACTGGATATGAGCTACAGGGCTGAGAGAGGACTTGACAGCCCGGACTCTGGTTTACCGCCGAGTCCGAGCCCCAGCGCCTGGCTGCTGCCTGCGAGTGCAGACAAAGCCAGGGGCGTGAGCCCGGAGTCCGAGGACGAGGGACGGGGTTCCCTG GTTTCAGTTTTACCCTCTGGATCTGCCCCGCTGCTTCACCCGCTGTCTTTTGGTGAAGGCATAGCCCTGGATCCATTACCACCAAAAGAGATAAG ATACATCTCATCCCTGCACTACAACTCAGACCGCCACTTCATCCAGGATCTGGCTCTGCAGCCTTCAGGGCAGGGCCTTGAACACTGCAGGCAGACTATCATGGCTCTGCCCCACAGCACCTGGCGTCACTATAAAACACAGCTAGATTTCCAGCCCCGCCATCGGCTTGAGCGCTTCAAGAGCACCACCATCATCTACCCCAAGAAAACCAGTGCTGTTTTCACCACAGAGCTGAGCTATGACTGCCACCGGCTGTCCAGGCGTTTCCTCTCCAGTGTGGAGCTGGAGACAGTTGGCCAGAGAAAGCTACCTCAGTGA